In a single window of the Papaver somniferum cultivar HN1 chromosome 8, ASM357369v1, whole genome shotgun sequence genome:
- the LOC113301890 gene encoding protein yippee-like At4g27745, which produces MAELSGPRLYSCCNCRNHVAYHDDVMSKAFQGRHGRAFLFSHAMNIVVGPKEDRNLMTGLHTVADVYCCDCRQVLGWKYERAYEESQKYKEGKFILEKSKIVNENW; this is translated from the exons ATGGCAGAATTATCTGGACCTAGGTTGTATAGTTGTTGTAATTGCAGAAATCACGTTGCTTATCATGATGATGTAATGTCTAAAGCTTTTCAG GGGAGACATGGACGAGcatttttattctctcatgcGATGAACATAGTGGTGGGACCCAAAGAAGATAGGAATTTGATGACTGGGCTTCATACAGTTGCTGATGTCTACTGCTGTGATTGCCGTCAGGTGTTGGGTTGGAAGTATGAACGAGCTTATGAAGAATCACAGAAGTACAAAGAAGGGAAGTTCATACTGGAAAAGTCAAAAATCGTAAACGAAAATTGGTAA